The Vigna unguiculata cultivar IT97K-499-35 chromosome 6, ASM411807v1, whole genome shotgun sequence genome contains a region encoding:
- the LOC114188560 gene encoding phosphatidylinositol N-acetylglucosaminyltransferase subunit P-like isoform X1: MESPHSVNSPRRTLSLSKKRRATVSFFDPEDKTSGFGLSGDHGPKPSEVYGFVGSITTVVATVIFFIWAYVPESWLQSAGISYYPSRYWALAVPTYVMVTIVLMLGFYIGLNFISTPSPSSLNTVFDEFSRDPSSNECSLEDEKPIDPISDIGLDRINDIMFNNAT, encoded by the exons ATGGAAAGTCCTCACTCAGTGAACAGTCCAAGAAGAACTCTCAGTCTGTCAAAGAAGCGGAGGGCAACTGTGTCCTTTTTTGACCCTGAAGACAAAACCTCTGGCTTCGGATTGTCTGGCGATCATGGCCCTAAGCCTTCTGAAGTTTATGGTTTTGTAGGTTCTATTACCACTGTTGTTGCTACAG TTATTTTCTTCATATGGGCATATGTTCCAGAATCATGGCTACAATCTGCTGGCATCTCGTACTATCCTAGCAG ATATTGGGCTTTAGCAGTACCAACATATGTGATGGTGACCATTGTTTTGATGCTGGGATTCTACATTGGCCTTAACTTCATTTCAACACCTTCCCCTTCTTCTTTAAACACAGTTTTTG ATGAATTCAGTAGAGATCCTTCGAGTAACGAGTGTTCTCTAGAAGATGAAAAACCCATCGATCCCATTTCAGATATCGGCCTTGACAGAATCAATGATATCATGTTCAATAATGCAACCTAA
- the LOC114187896 gene encoding F-box protein At5g46170-like: MSSQRADLACRIFPEPDASQIDHFDRLPDSLLLLVFNKIGDVKALGRCCVVSRRFHSLVPQVENVVVRVDCVISDDDSSSSSAASDKSRGPFWNLLRLVFGGIVKPIQTLGQFLGPKRPSSSSPTPSSSLAVGTDDDSDAGVTHHSPTQVLKNFNEIRLLRIELPSGELGIEDGVLLKWRADFGSTLDNCVILGASSVFHPKDLTDSAATATNCTDDNGSIPDSFYTNGGLKLRVVWTISSLIAASARHYLLQPIISEHGTLDNLVLTDADGQGVLYMNREQLEELRVKPLSASSASKRTLVPALNMRLWYAPHLELPDGVVLKGATLVAIRPSEQSPNAAKKEASDLSWVSTAFEEPYRTAATMLVKRRTYCLEMNSF; the protein is encoded by the coding sequence ATGTCCTCTCAGCGCGCAGATCTAGCGTGCCGGATCTTCCCGGAACCCGATGCATCCCAAATCGACCACTTCGACCGCCTCCCGGACTCCCTCCTCCTCCTCGTCTTCAACAAGATCGGCGACGTAAAAGCCCTAGGCCGCTGCTGTGTCGTTTCTCGCCGCTTCCATTCCCTCGTCCCCCAGGTCGAAAACGTCGTCGTCCGCGTCGACTGCGTCATCTCCGACGACGactcttcctcctcctccgcCGCCTCTGACAAGTCCCGCGGCCCTTTCTGGAACCTCCTCCGCCTCGTCTTCGGCGGAATCGTTAAGCCCATCCAAACCCTCGGCCAGTTCCTCGGCCCTAAACGCCCCTCCTCTTCCTCCCCCACCCCATCCTCCTCCCTTGCCGTCGGCACCGATGATGACTCAGACGCCGGCGTCACGCACCACTCCCCCACTCAGGTCCTCAAAAACTTCAACGAGATTCGCCTCCTCCGGATCGAGCTCCCCAGCGGCGAGCTTGGCATCGAAGACGGTGTCCTCCTCAAATGGCGTGCAGATTTCGGATCAACCCTCGATAATTGCGTTATCCTTGGCGCGTCCTCTGTCTTTCACCCGAAAGACCTCACCGACAGCGCCGCCACCGCCACCAATTGCACCGACGACAATGGAAGCATACCCGACTCGTTCTACACCAACGGCGGCCTTAAACTGCGCGTGGTTTGGACCATAAGCTCCCTGATCGCCGCCTCAGCTAGACATTACCTTCTGCAGCCTATAATTTCAGAGCACGGGACTCTCGACAATTTGGTCTTGACCGACGCTGATGGGCAGGGAGTGTTATACATGAACCGGGAACAGCTTGAGGAGCTGAGGGTGAAGCCCCTTTCGGCGTCCTCTGCGTCGAAGAGGACTCTCGTTCCGGCGCTCAACATGAGGCTGTGGTACGCGCCGCACCTCGAGTTGCCCGATGGGGTTGTGTTGAAGGGTGCCACGCTTGTTGCCATTAGGCCCAGTGAACAATCCCCCAACGCCGCCAAGAAGGAGGCTTCTGATTTGTCTTGGGTATCCACGGCCTTTGAGGAGCCTTATAGGACAGCTGCTACAATGCTTGTCAAGAGGAGGACTTATTGCCTTGAGATGAATTCGTTCTGA
- the LOC114188560 gene encoding phosphatidylinositol N-acetylglucosaminyltransferase subunit P-like isoform X2 — MESPHSVNSPRRTLSLSKKRRATVSFFDPEDKTSGFGLSGDHGPKPSEVYGFVGSITTVVATESWLQSAGISYYPSRYWALAVPTYVMVTIVLMLGFYIGLNFISTPSPSSLNTVFDEFSRDPSSNECSLEDEKPIDPISDIGLDRINDIMFNNAT; from the exons ATGGAAAGTCCTCACTCAGTGAACAGTCCAAGAAGAACTCTCAGTCTGTCAAAGAAGCGGAGGGCAACTGTGTCCTTTTTTGACCCTGAAGACAAAACCTCTGGCTTCGGATTGTCTGGCGATCATGGCCCTAAGCCTTCTGAAGTTTATGGTTTTGTAGGTTCTATTACCACTGTTGTTGCTACAG AATCATGGCTACAATCTGCTGGCATCTCGTACTATCCTAGCAG ATATTGGGCTTTAGCAGTACCAACATATGTGATGGTGACCATTGTTTTGATGCTGGGATTCTACATTGGCCTTAACTTCATTTCAACACCTTCCCCTTCTTCTTTAAACACAGTTTTTG ATGAATTCAGTAGAGATCCTTCGAGTAACGAGTGTTCTCTAGAAGATGAAAAACCCATCGATCCCATTTCAGATATCGGCCTTGACAGAATCAATGATATCATGTTCAATAATGCAACCTAA